Genomic segment of Tomitella fengzijianii:
GGCGCTGTCGTCGTACACCGCCTCCAGCGGACTGGGCACGCGTGGTCGCACACCCGCGGTGACCGCGGCGACGACCCCCACCGTCCGGCCGGCGTAACGCACCGGGACGGCGGCCATCCGTGCCGCGTCGGTCACCCCGGGCACCGCCACGATCCCCCGGACGACGGCGCCCTCGTCCCACGCGCGCTGCAGAAGCGGCGCCTGCGCGGCCGACGGGCGGGCGCCCACCTCGTCACGCTGGAACACCGTTGCCGCCGTGGTGGGGCGGCTCTGGGACGCGCAGATCATCGTCGACGCCGGACCGGCCACCTCCCCGGCACCGGACCTGCGCACCCACAACAGCTGGTCGCCGAAGGACAGATCCGCCAGCAGCTGCCACTCGCCCACCACCCGTTGCAGGTGGTCGACCGCCCCGCCGTCCAGGTCCGTGTACTGCGCGAGCAGCTCGCTGAGCGTCGACATCACGTCCGGGCCGCCGGGGCCGGGCGGGCGGGAGCCGGTTCACCCGGCGCATCCGACAGCATGCACCAATCGAACCACAGTCCGGCGCACGTGCGACAATGTTCCGGTCGGTGTTCCGTGGACGGGCGGGCGGCCACCTCCGTGGGCACGCCCTGCCGGGCGGGACATGCACCGTTGGACGAGAGGTGAACATCATGAGCAAGCGTGGACGCAAGCGTCGCGACCGCAAGAAGAGGCCCGCCAACCACGGCAAGCGCCCCAACAGCTGACCGTAGACACGCTGAGGGCCCGGGAGCATGCAGCTCCCGGGCCCTCAGCGTGTTCGCGGGGCGCGCCGGCTCAGGGGTTCGCGCCCGCCTCAGCCGGCGTACGGGTTCAGGCGTCGCCGCGTTCGATCCGCGTCGTGGTCACCACGGTGCGCCTAATCTCCAGGCTCAGCCGCTGTCGCAACCCCTCCGGCGCGTGTTCGCCGCCGCACTTGCGTTCCAGCAGGTACTTGAGTTTCTCCTCGATGCCGTAGGTGGCGAGGCACGACGGGCAGGTTTCCATGTGCCGCTTCACCCGCGCGCGCGTCGCCTGGTCGCACTCGTTGTCGAGGAGCA
This window contains:
- the rsrA gene encoding mycothiol system anti-sigma-R factor, with the protein product MTGAAPDDLDCSAVIADVWLLLDNECDQATRARVKRHMETCPSCLATYGIEEKLKYLLERKCGGEHAPEGLRQRLSLEIRRTVVTTTRIERGDA
- a CDS encoding 50S ribosomal protein bL37, which translates into the protein MSKRGRKRRDRKKRPANHGKRPNS